The Schaalia dentiphila ATCC 17982 sequence GCTGCGCGGGGCCGAGGCCGTAGCGTCGTTCCCAGGTGCGCAGGGTGGAGGGGGATACTCCCAGTTCATCGGACACCGAGGACATGGTGCGGGAGCGGTCGGCGTGCGCCGATTGCGCCAGTATGGCTCGTGGCATGTCCGCTCCCTCCGGTCCTTGTCCGTGCCCTGCTCTGATTCTTGCGTGTTCGCAGCGCGCACGCCACAGGAAGGGATATGACACCCACATCCAAGTTGTTCAAAAAGTTATTCACAATCTGTTCACACTGCACACCATACGTTTCTCCACGTTTTCACAGTACGGGCACACTCAATCTGAGAACTGGCTCATAATTCGAGAAAGATCCTTGAATAACTACCGCACAAGTGTCTATTCTTGCCGACATCGTGTGCCGAAAATGTCGGCACGACAGACATGAAGGAGGCACCCAATGACTGACGTCTCCCGTCTGCCCGGACCCATGATCGACGCGTGGGAATGGCAGTACGAAGCGGCGTGCCGAGACCTGGACACCGAGCTGTTCTTCCACCCCGAGGGTGAGCGCGGCTCCACGCGCCGACGCCGTGCAGCAAACGCTAAGGCAATCTGCGCGACCTGCCCGGTTATCGAGCAGTGCCGGTCTTACGCTCTGGCCGCTCAGGAGCCTTACGGCATCTGGGGTGGAATGACTGAAGAAGAACGACGCGAAGAGATCCGCTCCTCTGGACGCGGTCGCCGCGTCTCCTAACGCGCATCCATTTTTCCGGTGCGGCATCGCCACCGCGATGCCGCACCATTTTACTGCCCGACACAACGCCCATCCTCTCCGGGAGCTCGCATGACCAGCAACGACACCAAGGCCTCGCAGAAAAAGGCCGAGGATACCTCCACCAACCTGTACAAGACCCTGTTCTTCGTCACCGCACCGATCACTGCGGCCCTCGCGGGGGCGTGCGTGTGGATGGGTGTTCAGCTCCCCTCCACCTCTCCGGCGAGCCAGGCAACCCCGGCGGCCACGCCGACCGCGGCCGCGCAGATACCGCAGAACACGGAGACGGCGGCCCCCAGCCAGACGAACCC is a genomic window containing:
- a CDS encoding WhiB family transcriptional regulator produces the protein MTDVSRLPGPMIDAWEWQYEAACRDLDTELFFHPEGERGSTRRRRAANAKAICATCPVIEQCRSYALAAQEPYGIWGGMTEEERREEIRSSGRGRRVS